In the genome of Myxococcus stipitatus, one region contains:
- a CDS encoding amidohydrolase, protein MPPDLILHHGRFTTLRRGASEAEAVAITDGRFSAVGTASDILKTRGAGTRVLDLGGRRVVPGLIDSHTHLIRGGLNYNLELRWDGVRSLADAMRMLRQQVAITPAPQWVRVVGGFTELQFAERRLPTLEELNVVAPETPVFILHLYDRALLNGAALRACGYTRDTPNPPGGEIQRDRHGNPTGLLLAKPNAQLLYATLAKGPKLPREYQENSTRHFMRELNRLGITGVIDAGGGFQNYPDDYAVVQKLADAGELTLRIAYNLFTQNKGAEVADFRSWTKQVQPGQGSEHFRHNGAGEMLVFSAADFEDFREPRPELPEGMEWELEEVVRLLVEHRWPWRLHATYDESISRALDVFERVNREMPFQGLHWFFDHAETISARNIDRIAALGGGIAVQHRMAYQGEYFVERYGAAAAAQTPPIARMLAAGVPVGAGTDATRVASYNPWVCLAWLVTGKTVAGTPLSREDALLDRETALRLWTEGNTWFSSESGRKGQLAVGQLADLAVLSADYFSVPADAIAQLESVLTILGGKVVHGTGGFAELAPSLPQAMPDWSPVRSFGGAAQAAARVAMAAPHAPHAACGVHAHGSAAWQRPVPVAEDPTFWGLLGCACWAF, encoded by the coding sequence ATGCCCCCCGATTTGATTCTGCACCACGGCCGGTTCACCACCCTGCGGCGGGGCGCCTCGGAGGCCGAAGCCGTCGCCATCACGGACGGCCGGTTCTCCGCGGTGGGGACGGCCAGTGACATCCTCAAGACGCGAGGGGCGGGCACCCGGGTGCTCGACCTGGGCGGCCGCCGTGTTGTGCCAGGACTCATCGACAGTCATACCCACCTCATCCGCGGGGGGCTCAACTACAACCTCGAGCTGCGCTGGGACGGCGTCCGGTCGCTCGCGGATGCGATGCGGATGCTGCGTCAGCAGGTGGCCATCACGCCCGCCCCTCAGTGGGTGCGGGTGGTGGGGGGCTTCACCGAGCTCCAGTTCGCCGAGCGACGCCTGCCGACACTCGAGGAGTTGAACGTCGTCGCACCCGAGACGCCGGTCTTCATCCTCCACCTCTACGACCGCGCCCTGCTCAACGGCGCGGCGCTCCGCGCGTGTGGTTACACCCGGGACACCCCGAACCCGCCCGGAGGCGAAATCCAGCGGGACCGGCATGGGAATCCCACGGGACTCCTGCTCGCGAAGCCCAACGCGCAGTTGCTCTATGCGACCCTGGCGAAGGGCCCGAAGCTGCCTCGAGAGTATCAGGAGAACTCGACCCGCCACTTCATGCGGGAGTTGAACCGCCTGGGCATCACGGGCGTCATCGACGCGGGCGGTGGCTTCCAGAACTACCCCGACGACTACGCTGTCGTGCAGAAGCTCGCCGACGCGGGTGAGCTCACGCTGCGCATCGCCTACAACCTGTTCACGCAGAACAAGGGCGCGGAGGTCGCCGACTTCCGCTCCTGGACGAAGCAGGTCCAGCCCGGACAGGGGAGCGAGCACTTCCGCCACAATGGCGCCGGAGAGATGCTTGTCTTCTCCGCCGCGGACTTCGAGGACTTCCGCGAACCGCGACCGGAGCTGCCGGAAGGCATGGAGTGGGAGCTGGAAGAAGTCGTCCGATTGCTGGTCGAACACCGTTGGCCATGGCGCCTGCACGCGACCTACGACGAGAGCATCTCGCGCGCCCTGGATGTCTTTGAACGGGTCAACCGGGAGATGCCCTTCCAGGGGTTGCACTGGTTCTTCGACCACGCGGAGACCATCTCCGCGCGGAACATCGACCGCATCGCGGCGCTCGGTGGAGGCATCGCGGTGCAGCACCGGATGGCTTATCAGGGCGAGTACTTCGTGGAGCGATATGGCGCGGCGGCCGCGGCCCAGACGCCGCCTATTGCCCGCATGCTCGCCGCTGGTGTCCCTGTGGGCGCTGGGACGGATGCCACGCGGGTCGCCTCCTATAACCCTTGGGTCTGTCTGGCGTGGCTGGTCACTGGCAAGACGGTCGCGGGGACGCCGCTCTCCAGAGAGGACGCGCTGCTCGACCGGGAGACCGCGTTGCGGCTCTGGACCGAGGGCAACACCTGGTTCTCCTCGGAGTCCGGCAGGAAGGGGCAGCTCGCGGTGGGGCAGCTCGCGGACCTCGCCGTGCTTTCGGCGGACTACTTCAGCGTGCCCGCGGATGCGATTGCCCAACTGGAGTCCGTGCTCACGATTCTTGGAGGCAAGGTCGTGCACGGCACCGGAGGCTTCGCGGAGCTTGCTCCTTCGCTGCCTCAGGCGATGCCGGACTGGTCGCCGGTGCGGAGCTTCGGTGGGGCCGCCCAGGCCGCCGCGCGAGTCGCGATGGCAGCACCTCATGCGCCCCACGCCGCGTGTGGAGTGCATGCCCATGGCTCCGCGGCATGGCAACGGCCGGTGCCCGTCGCGGAGGACCCGACGTTCTGGGGGCTCCTGGGCTGCGCCTGCTGGGCGTTCTGA
- a CDS encoding hydrolase, which yields MATATAAPGKTLLNPGDHTLIFIDFQPQMAFATHSIHANQLRTHVSLIAGAARVFNVSRILTTVAAKSFSGPMFTELKHAFPEDEVIDRTSMNTWEDPHIAERVNAIGKSRIVLAGLWTSVCIVGPALSALDQGFEVYVIADACGDVSAEAHEQAMARMIQAGVRPMTSLQYLLELQRDWARSKTYDAVVSVAKESGGAYGIGLLYAKTMFGGGEGGH from the coding sequence ATGGCGACCGCGACCGCAGCCCCTGGCAAGACGCTTCTCAATCCTGGCGACCACACGCTGATCTTCATCGACTTCCAGCCGCAGATGGCGTTTGCGACGCATTCGATTCACGCGAATCAGTTGCGCACTCATGTGTCGCTCATCGCTGGAGCGGCGCGAGTGTTCAACGTATCGAGAATCCTCACCACCGTCGCGGCGAAGTCGTTCTCCGGCCCGATGTTCACCGAGCTCAAGCACGCGTTTCCGGAAGACGAGGTCATCGACCGGACCTCGATGAATACCTGGGAAGACCCCCACATCGCCGAGCGTGTCAACGCCATCGGCAAGTCACGCATCGTCCTGGCGGGCCTCTGGACATCGGTGTGCATTGTCGGTCCCGCGCTTTCGGCCCTGGACCAGGGCTTCGAGGTCTATGTCATCGCGGATGCGTGTGGTGACGTCTCCGCGGAGGCGCATGAGCAGGCGATGGCGCGCATGATTCAAGCGGGTGTGCGTCCGATGACGTCGCTCCAGTACCTGCTCGAGCTGCAGCGCGACTGGGCTCGGAGCAAGACGTACGACGCCGTCGTGAGCGTCGCGAAGGAGTCGGGTGGCGCCTACGGCATCGGCCTGCTCTACGCGAAGACGATGTTTGGCGGTGGTGAGGGTGGTCACTGA
- a CDS encoding DUF1427 family protein: protein MKIYLVSICAGALVGCIYGLLGVRSPAPPLVALAGLLGILLGEQLVPVGRRLLRREPLTAAWVSEECVPKVTGVSPSPPADMPPSSPHP from the coding sequence ATGAAAATCTATCTCGTGTCGATTTGCGCCGGGGCGCTGGTCGGTTGTATCTACGGCCTGCTGGGGGTTCGTTCTCCGGCGCCGCCGCTCGTCGCTCTGGCGGGGCTGCTGGGAATCCTGCTCGGAGAGCAGCTCGTGCCGGTCGGGCGCCGGCTGCTTCGCCGTGAGCCCCTCACCGCGGCGTGGGTCTCCGAGGAATGTGTTCCGAAGGTCACCGGTGTGTCCCCCTCTCCCCCGGCGGACATGCCACCCTCTAGCCCCCATCCCTGA